Proteins encoded in a region of the Zea mays cultivar B73 chromosome 4, Zm-B73-REFERENCE-NAM-5.0, whole genome shotgun sequence genome:
- the LOC103652735 gene encoding kinesin-like protein KIN-14O isoform X7, translating to MKKETMEGHVPLPLPLLPDGETAVGYSKDDASSPLQEEISSLRSRQRRVDRRRREALDRLVELKGSVRVFCRVRPLAHTNSLHAQSSPVTVEQERITVKAAGIKREFGADRVFGQESTQEDVFEEVKPILRSALDGHNVCILAYGQTGTGKTYTMEGTGGNKLGVVPRAIQELFSRASEDGSCAYSFSMSMLEVYLGSLRDLLAAPRQPLFRRTECKAAACSSSLSILATKGGAVEVEGLTDVSTPDLKNASQWYRRGRRARSTAWTNVNDASSRSHCLTRITIRRRMRHGGGGGVSKLWLVDLGGSERLLKTGASGLTMDEGKAINLSLSALGDVIAALRRKRPHVPYRNSKLTQILSDSLGDGSKVVMVVHVSLSEDDVGETVCSLNLAKRARSIEPNREIPQDLKTLKQKRVAELDREIRAAEEELKRLDEQIRRAEEKEISLEEEEEEEEEKKLFASSVCQALSDDEKGSPRSTLVVVGHTDAAESPRATTEKAKGRRPPPARGHGGSAAPHFMSSTVCSRQRRYPPPAAELSGSQNAAARASRSASVALSSGVHKLRCLRVNKSDQVNVISNSSVDSTAASAPPPRRRESCFGSRPVLQRAAAPLHLHRRRMSSLT from the exons ATGAAGAAGGAAACCATGGAGGGGCATGTGCCATTGCCATTGCCATTGCTCCCGGACGGAGAAACTGCGGTGGGCTACAGCAAGGACGACGCCTCCTCGCCTCTGCAAG AGGAGATTTCGAGCCTGCGGTCAAGGCAGCGGCGTGTTGACAGGAGACGGCGGGAGGCGCTCGACAGGCTCGTTGAACTGAAAG GAAGCGTTAGGGTCTTCTGCCGGGTCCGGCCGCTGGCTCACACGAACAGCTTGCATGCCCAGTCATCACCTGTTACCGTCGAGCAGGAGAGGATCACGGTCAAGGCAGCCGGGATCAAGAGGGAGTTCGGCGCTGATAGGGTTTTCGGCCAGGAGTCCACGCAAG AGGATGTGTTCGAAGAAGTGAAACCGATCCTCAGGTCTGCACTCGACGGCCACAACGTCTGCATCCTCGCGTACGGCCAGACCGGGACGGGGAAGACCTACACAATG GAAGGAACCGGCGGTAATAAGCTCGGCGTCGTGCCTCGGGCTATCCAGGAGCTGTTCTCTCGCGCTTCGGAGGACGGCTCATGCGCCTACTCTTTCTCCATGAGCATGCTTGAGGTCTACCTGGGGAGTCTCAGGGACTTGCTGGCAGCACCGAGGCAGCCTCTCTTCAGGCGAACAGAGTGCAAAGCAGCGGCGTG TAGTAGTAGCCTCAGCATACTGGCAACGAAAGGTGGCGCCGTGGAAGTGGaggggctgacggacgtctcgacgccGGACCTCAAGAACGCCAGCCAGTGGTACCGCAGAGGGCGGCGAGCCCGGTCGACGGCCTGGACGAACGTCAACGACGCCTCCAGCCGGTCGCACTG CCTGACGAGGATCACCATAAGGAGAAGGATGAGgcatggaggaggaggaggagtcaGCAAGCTCTGGCTCGTCGACCTCGGCGGCAGCGAGCGGCTGCTCAAGACCGGCGCGTCCGGGCTCACCATGGACGAGGGCAAGGCCATCAACCTCTCCCTGTCGGCGCTCGGAGACGTCATTGCTGCGCTCAGGAGGAAGAGGCCCCATGTTCCTTATAG AAACAGCAAGCTTACCCAGATTCTCAGCGACTCGCTCG GCGATGGTTCGAAAGTTGTAATGGTGGTGCACGTCAGCCTATCCGAGGACGACGTCGGCGAGACGGTCTGCTCGCTGAACCTGGCGAAACGAGCCAGATCGATCGAGCCGAACAGAGAAATCCCACAG GATCTGAAAACGCTGAAGCAGAAGAGGGTCGCAGAGCTGGACAGGGAGATCCGCGCCGCCGAGGAAGAGCTGAAGCGTCTCGACGAGCAGATAAGGAGAGCGGAGGAGAAGGAGATCTCactcgaggaggaggaggaggaggaggaggagaagaagCTCTTCGCCTCGTCGGTCTGCCAGGCTCTCAGCGACGACGAGAAGGGGTCGCCGAGGAGCACTCTGGTGGTGGTGGGGCACACCGATGCCGCGGAGAGCCCGCGCGCGACGACGGAGAAGGCGAAGGGCAGGAGGCCGCCGCCGGCTCGTGGCCATGGTGGCTCAGCAGCTCCCCACTTCATGTCCTCCACGGTGTGCAGCCGGCAGAGACG GTACCCGCCGCCGGCTGCTGAGCTGAGTGGGAGCCAGAACGCGGCGGCCAGGGCTAGCAGGTCGGCGTCAGTGGCACTCTCGTCCGGTGTGCACAAGTTGAGGTGCTTGCGTGTCAACAAGTCCGATCAGGTCAACGTAATAAGCAACAGCAGCGTCGACTCGACCGCTGCGTCGGCACCGCCGCCGCGGCGGagggaaagctgcttcggctccagGCCGGTTCTACAAAGAGCGGCAGCGCCCCTGCATCTGCACAGGAGGAGGATGTCTAGCCTGACATGA
- the LOC103652735 gene encoding kinesin-like protein KIN-14O isoform X5 produces the protein MKKETMEGHVPLPLPLLPDGETAVGYSKDDASSPLQEEISSLRSRQRRVDRRRREALDRLVELKGSVRVFCRVRPLAHTNSLHAQSSPVTVEQERITVKAAGIKREFGADRVFGQESTQEDVFEEVKPILRSALDGHNVCILAYGQTGTGKTYTMEGTGGNKLGVVPRAIQELFSRASEDGSCAYSFSMSMLEVYLGSLRDLLAAPRQPLFRRTECKAAACSSSLSILATKGGAVEVEGLTDVSTPDLKNASQWYRRGRRARSTAWTNVNDASSRSHCLTRITIRRRMRHGGGGGVSKLWLVDLGGSERLLKTGASGLTMDEGKAINLSLSALGDVIAALRRKRPHVPYRNSKLTQILSDSLGDGSKVVMVVHVSLSEDDVGETVCSLNLAKRARSIEPNREIPQDLKTLKQKRVAELDREIRAAEEELKRLDEQIRRAEEKEISLEEEEEEEEEKKLFASSVCQALSDDEKGSPRSTLVVVGHTDAAESPRATTEKAKGRRPPPARGHGGSAAPHFMSSTVCSRQRRCAGGYHSVGNGKPRLTAVSVNRYPPPAAELSGSQNAAARASRSASVALSSGVHKLRCLRVNKSDQVNVISNSSVDSTAASAPPPRRRESCFGSRPVLQRAAAPLHLHRRRMSSLT, from the exons ATGAAGAAGGAAACCATGGAGGGGCATGTGCCATTGCCATTGCCATTGCTCCCGGACGGAGAAACTGCGGTGGGCTACAGCAAGGACGACGCCTCCTCGCCTCTGCAAG AGGAGATTTCGAGCCTGCGGTCAAGGCAGCGGCGTGTTGACAGGAGACGGCGGGAGGCGCTCGACAGGCTCGTTGAACTGAAAG GAAGCGTTAGGGTCTTCTGCCGGGTCCGGCCGCTGGCTCACACGAACAGCTTGCATGCCCAGTCATCACCTGTTACCGTCGAGCAGGAGAGGATCACGGTCAAGGCAGCCGGGATCAAGAGGGAGTTCGGCGCTGATAGGGTTTTCGGCCAGGAGTCCACGCAAG AGGATGTGTTCGAAGAAGTGAAACCGATCCTCAGGTCTGCACTCGACGGCCACAACGTCTGCATCCTCGCGTACGGCCAGACCGGGACGGGGAAGACCTACACAATG GAAGGAACCGGCGGTAATAAGCTCGGCGTCGTGCCTCGGGCTATCCAGGAGCTGTTCTCTCGCGCTTCGGAGGACGGCTCATGCGCCTACTCTTTCTCCATGAGCATGCTTGAGGTCTACCTGGGGAGTCTCAGGGACTTGCTGGCAGCACCGAGGCAGCCTCTCTTCAGGCGAACAGAGTGCAAAGCAGCGGCGTG TAGTAGTAGCCTCAGCATACTGGCAACGAAAGGTGGCGCCGTGGAAGTGGaggggctgacggacgtctcgacgccGGACCTCAAGAACGCCAGCCAGTGGTACCGCAGAGGGCGGCGAGCCCGGTCGACGGCCTGGACGAACGTCAACGACGCCTCCAGCCGGTCGCACTG CCTGACGAGGATCACCATAAGGAGAAGGATGAGgcatggaggaggaggaggagtcaGCAAGCTCTGGCTCGTCGACCTCGGCGGCAGCGAGCGGCTGCTCAAGACCGGCGCGTCCGGGCTCACCATGGACGAGGGCAAGGCCATCAACCTCTCCCTGTCGGCGCTCGGAGACGTCATTGCTGCGCTCAGGAGGAAGAGGCCCCATGTTCCTTATAG AAACAGCAAGCTTACCCAGATTCTCAGCGACTCGCTCG GCGATGGTTCGAAAGTTGTAATGGTGGTGCACGTCAGCCTATCCGAGGACGACGTCGGCGAGACGGTCTGCTCGCTGAACCTGGCGAAACGAGCCAGATCGATCGAGCCGAACAGAGAAATCCCACAG GATCTGAAAACGCTGAAGCAGAAGAGGGTCGCAGAGCTGGACAGGGAGATCCGCGCCGCCGAGGAAGAGCTGAAGCGTCTCGACGAGCAGATAAGGAGAGCGGAGGAGAAGGAGATCTCactcgaggaggaggaggaggaggaggaggagaagaagCTCTTCGCCTCGTCGGTCTGCCAGGCTCTCAGCGACGACGAGAAGGGGTCGCCGAGGAGCACTCTGGTGGTGGTGGGGCACACCGATGCCGCGGAGAGCCCGCGCGCGACGACGGAGAAGGCGAAGGGCAGGAGGCCGCCGCCGGCTCGTGGCCATGGTGGCTCAGCAGCTCCCCACTTCATGTCCTCCACGGTGTGCAGCCGGCAGAGACGGTGCGCGGGAGGCTACCATTCTGTCGGTAACGGTAAGCCGAGGCTGACGGCGGTGTCGGTGAACAGGTACCCGCCGCCGGCTGCTGAGCTGAGTGGGAGCCAGAACGCGGCGGCCAGGGCTAGCAGGTCGGCGTCAGTGGCACTCTCGTCCGGTGTGCACAAGTTGAGGTGCTTGCGTGTCAACAAGTCCGATCAGGTCAACGTAATAAGCAACAGCAGCGTCGACTCGACCGCTGCGTCGGCACCGCCGCCGCGGCGGagggaaagctgcttcggctccagGCCGGTTCTACAAAGAGCGGCAGCGCCCCTGCATCTGCACAGGAGGAGGATGTCTAGCCTGACATGA